A window of Branchiostoma floridae strain S238N-H82 chromosome 9, Bfl_VNyyK, whole genome shotgun sequence genomic DNA:
CGTTTCTGTTGCGCCTTTTATGTTGCCACCTTTGAAAGGGGTTGTTAGGTCCGAAAAACAACTTATTTCAGCCTCATAAGTAAGTAAATGAAAGAACTAGTATGATGGTACCATAATGTATTTTAACACCGTACgatgaaactatacatacatgcatcGAATGGCATCTAAGTACCGTTGTCTCCCTGTCCTATAACAATTATTTAtgctttgtatgtatgtatgtactatggGTGTCTTAAAAGCTAAATGTATACAGAATGCTCAAAGTAAATGACCAAAAGACTGCGGAAAAATGGAAATGAGTTAGTGTGTCATTCTTGGATTAcaaggttataccggctatatagatacagatatacggATAAAGATACCCGATTGGGAACAGTCTTTGTTCAACAAGTCCCAATTTTCTGACAAAAGTCGTGGGGTGAGTTTTGAAACCGCCTCTCACGGACGTCGGTCACTGTTTTGCATCCGCACAGTCTCCTATACATTGAGCTTATTTCCTGAAGCTCCATTCGTAACTCCAAACACATGTAGGGTCATGTAGACACAcgcaaaaacacacaaacatacacacgcatacacacacacacacacacaaacaaacacatacatacatacacacacgcacacacacacagatgcacacacatacatacacaaacacgcaaTACATACACACCCACTCATAAGTACACACACAATATGATATAAAGCGCACTTTACATGAGGCGAGGAGATAAACGCGATACCTTGACGTACACGGCAGCCCTCTACTTGAGCACTGATAAATTTTCTTGACCAGTCACGCTGACTTTCTCACGGTGTATAGTTCATCAAGATTGACTTCTACCCATATTGGAAACGCCCCTCCACGGCGTCGGCAATGATTACACGGTCTTAAATCACTCAATAAGTACATGTGTGAGTCttttatgttttacattgtACGGTGGCATGATTCATGAGGGCTACTGGCGCCTGAGTTCGTCACACAGACGGTCCTGGGAAAGAGAACATATTTTCTGTCCCAAATATGGTGGGTCTAGTATATCCTGGGAACGACTGAGTGGAACGCCGGCCAAACTCGCGACTGGGACCGTGTCTGTAGATCTATTCGTGCGGCAATGGCGGCATTGTTTGAATCTCGGACTGTCATTACGTGTTCATTCAACGTAGCTAAAGATTagtgtcatttcttttattgcTGAGAGCCTCTCTGAAATTCACAAGGAATCTCTTGAATGTCCGTTTTCAGCAAATGAGGACGCCCCTTAAAAATGCCAACCAATGCAATACAATTACCCCAGCGGTCTAGATGATTACGAAAATTCCTGGGATATTTCAAACCTCGAGCACTTATATTGTTATTGACATCTATTTAGTAAACGCCTTTCTTCGTTAACTAGAACGACAGAAATACCTTTATTTGATGCATCCAAATGACATATTAGACAAACATATTTCTTAGATATCATGCGTCCACATAACAGAAACACCTTGCCTTGTTGATGCGCCCAAGCAATAGAAACGCCTTTCTTTTATATATGTACCCTTGTAGCAGAAACACATCTCTTTGATGTCCCGAATGACAGAAACGCCCCCTTCTGGGCGTACCGGAACGACAGCTGGGACCGACTCGCTGTGCCGTGAAAGACAGACATGATTGTGTGACACATGACGTCACAGCCTCCAGGGAAACCATATTTATGGCGTTCCGTACCGGAGTTTATGTATTTTGCCGCTGATTGATGGGCAATTTCCCTGCCTCCCCCCGACTGCTCGTGCGCGCAGTCCTCCCCATGTATTACAGGAGTGATTGATATTTTCCAAAAGACATATTCATCACGATGCGAGGCAAATGCAATAATCTCAAGCTGTACGGTGCGTATGTTCGGGAAGAAAGTTAATTTGAAGTTAAGATGCAAGTAACCGCCGTGAAGGACGTGGAATGTCAGAACGAGAAACGGCGGTAAATTCTGTTAGAATATGCGAGTTTTCCAGTCTGATTGAACAGTGTCAGGCGGCGGTCGAAACTAATTTGCTGTGGCCCGAGGCTGGGAGACAGCCGGGAGCGTTTTCTCCTGCGGGAGCGCTTTTGAAGAGCCAGCAGCTTCATATAACATCCCCACTCAGCCCAGAAGCCGTCGCTGACGGGTTGCTAACAGGTTGCGTTCCCTCCCAGCTCTATCTGCGGCCCGCAGCCTCTGTGCGCTCCGCACCGCGTTTGCAAACCAAAGTGTGCAGAGACCCCGAACAGGCGCGTGCCCGCTGCCCAGAGCCCGCAGAAACAGACAGGGGTGAACATGGCGACCCGGAGAGCGCTGGGACTACACTGGGCCCTGATCTTTCTCTGGCGAATCGCTCCGTTAGGTGAGTCCCACTCTCTCCTACTTTGTCGCGTAAGTATCATACATTGTTCCAAGGAGGTTCTCTTCAAGAACATCCTTGATTGTTTGCACTTGAGCAGCACCAATGATATGTCAAATATATTGCGTCTGATCGCCGAAACGTTCTTGTGTGTACGCGTTAGCCCCAGAAACAGCATATACCCAAGCAACATCCGCATCGTACCAAAACCGTGTTCAGTCGTTAGTAAACTTCAGACTGTCGTCATCATACAAGAATGTATAACgatatgtattttgtatatgtCAACGGTGCTGGTTTTACTGGGCATACATAGCGGGTACATGTCCGCCTGCTACAGGCTGTTCTCTGGTAGGTAAACACCCGCTCAGTCACCACAGCTTCGTGGTAATGCAGAGGATACGGGGCTGGGAGAGGGCTTGTGTTTGGAGGTTGAAGATTCGCATTTACTTTCGTAACATGAATAGAAAAGCCAGTGAAGATTCAAAACGGTTGCAACTGTTTTCCTGACATGTATGTCGATCAGGATATTGTAATTACCTCAAAACTAAAATGACGAATTCCGCAGAGACAAAGCAGACTCTCATTGACGTCACGTCCAAAATCACCCGATTACAAACCGCTGATGAAGTGAGGAACAAATTACCGGCGGACTATTCCTGCTCTGGCAATCAAATGGGTTATTCAGACCAATTCTTTTTCTCGTCCATATGTCCATTCGTTGCGTCGGGTCTGTCTGCAAAATATACTTGCAAATGATAACCAGTTACTGGGTAAATTTTTGGGTTATGTTACCCCTTCCCCCACCCCCTCTGCGTCAGTAACACTATTAAATGTAGATCTGCGGACCTTGTGGCAGGTCAACTGGTAAGCGCGTCATCATCGATCCGACCAGAAACAACGACAGCTCAGAATCAGATCTTCAGAAGAATTCTACTCCTTGTGACTGACCTGAATCAAGATAACTATTTCAGTGACGTGTTTGTGCTTTTAAAATCCAATAATACTGAGTCGTCGGTTCGCTTCTTGAGCCAGACCTGCGCCCCGCGGAACTGAGCCGGGTCAGTAACTGTAACACTCAGACGATAATCGGGGGCCGCGCGTTTGATGAACAGGTCAGCACATCATCGACCGGATCTAGAAGTCGATAGCACGACGTTTCTCAAAGCTGGGAAGCCAGTAAAAAGACGGGCCGCGGTTCAACTTACTGAGTTAAATCAGCATCTCATTTCTTCCTGCTTCTCACAACTATTAATCTATATCTGAATAATGTTATCTCCTGCTAGAAGTATTTGGCAAATCCTTACAAAGGTGATCAGGGTCACAGGTAAGAACCATCGGATGTGAAACTCTGTAGCAGGAAGCTTGCCCGGATTTTTGTAGCCAGGTATCCGCTGTAATTAATTGCAGGCGTGCACGGCACTTTAAAAACCGATATGTCACTTAAGTGCGATCGATCACTGTATGATCACTGCACAATCTACATCTATACAGTAGAGTACAAGACCCATTGCTATGGCATCACGCTCAGTAAGAGAGTACTGTATGTTTGAGTAGAGAAGAGTACTGTATGTTTGAGTGTATACATATAGAGAAGAGTACTAtatatttaaatacatgcataCAGAGAACAGTTTGTACTGCATATGTGCGTGTATGCATGAAGAGAGGAGTACTGCATGTTTGATTGCATGCCATGTAGATAAAAGTACCGTATGTGTTTGAGTACCTGCCGAAAATAAATCCTCATACAGCAGCGGTGATTGCGCCGTGATTGCCTTCCTTTTACATTCAAGCTGTCGTCACTTCAACATCTCATGTAGCAGCTGCGACGTTCTTCAAGTAGGCGTCTAACAAAGATAAGATCGTAGAGGCTACGACAAGGGCATTAGGTGTTGCACATCATCTTAAATcactgtatacatatattgTTAACTAGCTGCGTCTTGTTGTCCAATTACTATATGATACACAGAACTTAGAGCATGTTGACTGGTCGCTACTTGTTGAAGACTACGTAATTCCGCCATGTTTACGATTTGTCCTCTTAAAAATTACCGGCATGTAATTAAGATGGGGAAAAACCATGAATATGCAAATTGCTCTGAAATCAATTCTAGCAGCCATGTTGGTAATCGTAAAGAGATGCATGAAATATCAACTGACAAAAGAAAAGTAATCACACATGGCAACAAAGATTACAGCTTTTCAGAGCTAGAGGGCTGTGAATTGTGAAGTTAAAGTAAATGTTGGCATACCACGAATTAACAAGTACAAAATAAGAACTCTCCACCAACTACTACACCAGCTATACGGGCCTTCATTAAAACAATTGTTGTAACTTACAAATCCAGTGAAGAGTGATAGAAAAGACACTTGTCATGCAATATCATGGTGTCTGCTTTCAAACAGTGAGGCTGGATAGTCAACTACATGTCTGATTGAAAGTTTGTAGTtctaaaatgataaatgtttcaTCTCCGCCCGCCTAAGGGGCTTCCATAAACCTCCCTCCGCTGTTTGACAGGTAAGTCCCTCAGTAGTGATAACTCGCAGGAGACCATTAAACAGTGTCAGTGGTAATGACGCTGTACTTTGAAGTTTTATACAGGCCTCAACGGACGTCTAATTCTGCATTGCCATGAAAACTCTCACAGCTGCGAGAATTTGGTCATCAGTCCTGATAATTCACGAGAACTCAGCAGGGACCATAAACCTTGTCACTGTAAGGATGCCGTACTTATGGGATCTATACAGGCCTTAATGGACACATGGTTATCTGGTACGCTATCCCAGGACGGTATCATAAAATATCCGACGTTGCAGTCATATCGCCGAGTTGGATTAAATCACGCAGAAAATATGCTTAAGCACAAAATACGATACCGTCCTTCACGAAATGTCACGGGGTTggtgatctacatgtactttgttgaATATAGGCAGCGTAACTTTTAATACGGCACTTCTGTGAACCGCTGGAGACACGAAATGTTAgagaaaagttacaaaatgcTGGAGACCCTTTAGTGATAGAAAATATTGGTGAATCATTGGCAATGGTGGCGAATCGTTGGTGATAGAACATGTTGGTGAAACGTTGAAAACAGGTAATGTTGGTGAACTGTTGGAGACAGGTAATGTTGGTGAACTGTTGGAGACAGGTACTGTTGGTGAACTGTTGGAGACAGGTAATGTTGGTGAACTGTTGGAGACAGGTACTGTTGGTGAACTGTTGGAGACCGGTAATGTTGGTGAACTGTTGGAGACAGGTAATGTTGGTGAACTGTTGGAGACAGGTAATGTTGGAGAGCTGTTGGAGACAGGTAATGTTGGATACAGGTAATGTTGGAGACAGGTAATGTTGGTGAGCTGTTGGAGACAGGTAATGTTGGTGAGCTGTTGGAGACAGGTAATGTTGGTGAGCTGTTGGAGACAGGTACTGTTGGTGAACTGTTGGAGACCGGTAATGTTGGTGAACTGTTGGAGACAGGTAATGTTGGTGAACTGTTGGAGACAGGTAATGTTGGAGAGCTGTTGGAGACAGGTAATGTTGGATACAGGTAATGTTGGAGACAGGTAATGTTGGTGAGCTGTTGGAGACAGGTAATGTTGGTGAGCTGTTGGAGACAGGTAATGTTGGTGAGCTGTTGGAGACAGGTAATGTTGGTGAGCTGTTGGAGACAGGTAATGTTGGTGAGCTGTTGGAGACAGGTAATGTTGGTGAGCTGTTGGAGACAGGTAATGTTGGTGAGCTGTTGGAGACAGGTAATGTTGGTGAGCTGTTGGAGACAGGTAATGTTGGTGAGCTGTTGGAGACAGGTAATGTTGGTGAGCTGTTGGAGACAGGTAATGTTGGTGAGCTGTTGGAGACAGGTAATGTTGGTGAGCTGTTGGAGACAGGTAATGTTGGAGCAGGTAATGTTGATGAACCGTTGAAGACAGGTAATGTTGATGAACCGTTGAAGACAGGTAATGTTGGAGAGCTGTTGGAGATATGTAATGTTGGTGAGCTGTTGGAGACAGGTAATGTTGGAGAGACGTTGGAGACAGGTAATGTTGGAATACCGTTGGAGTTAAAACTGCTGGTGAACTGTTGAAGATAGGTAAAGTTGGGGGATCTGTTGGAGATAGATAATGTTGGAGAGTCGATAGAGACACAGGTAACGTTGCTTACGCTGAGTGAGAGTAAACGTACGCACGGGGAGATTCTACAGCAAAACACTTCAATCTTTCCCTTTACTTGATATGTGGAAAAGAAACCCCAGAAAACTCTAACAGGCCTGTAAGCCGTCGCTATCTCAGAGCGAATCTGTCGCAGTGATGAAAAGAGATGAAGCAATGCCCGGCTGAATACGATCCTTATCTGCGAGTGTAAAAGCAAAGAGAATTCCCTGACAACAGTCCCTCCCCTGACTGCGTCCTTCCTGTCGTTACAATCTACCACAGATAGACTTGATGAAACAGACTTCAATAACACTGAACATGCCCGGTGACCCGTGCGGAACTCTGGGCATCACTTTCACGTCACCAGCGTGACAGTTGCACCGCTCTATCAAAATCACATCAGCGCTGCTGTCAGAACAAAGGTCGCGTCACCGGCGGGAGGAACGTGGGTTTTATTGATGCTGGTGTACTGGAGTCAGGTTATCTAATCAGATTGGTAACCCCAAACGAAATTTTCATTGACGGAAGCGGACAGAGAACGGCTGAACAGAGCTGTGCGCGAAGTGACATCCTGCAGAAAATCTAATCGTTGGAATGTAATTTTGGTTAATGCGTGTTAAGTACCAGGCAATGTTAAGTGCAACAGTTTTGGGCATCTCCATATTCGCAGCGAGTACCCGGCTATTTCTACTATTAACAGCCCGATGTATTACTGTTTTCCATACCGAGCACTGTAGCTCGATCATAGTAATCATTGATAAACAACGCTATTGGACGTACTGAACCGAAATTCCCAAGTCCGAAATCAGCCAATGCCAGGTGCTTTCACAAAACACATTGCTGCCTTCTAgcatcacacacagacatgcataGCTGCTGAGTGACAAGAAATCCTTCAACTGAAGGATTGTTCAGGGCTAGGCTTCATGTCGCACTGTCCTATACATCATTTACAGATCATACATTGATGTGGATTTAAAATGTGGCTTCCAGCGACATACCAGTAAAAAGGACCGTCCGACCGTCCTTATCTTGACAAAGGATTACAGTCGGGACATTGATGTTTGCCGTGTCACTCCATTTACAACTCGGGATTACAGACGGTATATTAATGCCTACCGTGTCACTCCGTTTGCAGCACGGAATTAAAGACGGGTACATCAATGTCTGCTGTGTCACTCACGGGATTAAAGACGGTACATAAATGTTATTCCGTTTCCAACACAGAAATGTAGACGGGTACATCAATGTCAGGCGTGTCACTCAATTTGCAACAGCCAACACGGGAATGTAGCAGGCACATCAATGTCTACCGTATCCTTAAGCTCACGACAAGGGATTACAGACGGGTACATCAATGTCTGCCGTGTCAGTCAGTTTACAACACGGGATTACATTAACGCCGCTGTGGGAATGACACGGGTACGCGAATGTCATCGCGGGAATGACACCGGCAGATCTGCATGCAGAGTGTCCCCGTAAGTCGTCAGATGTCAGGGAGGTTAAGCCTTCGCGCTCGCGGTACGTGTGCAGCATGGCTGATGACATCGGTGCCCGCCTGTGCACAAGTGTCGCAGATGGTCCAAGATTATCTGACCTGTCCTCTTCATTCGTCGATTACACTACAACAAGATGTAAGACACGCCATGCATATTAACATTAACAATCGTAACGGTGTCCACTATTCAACGTATTACCACATGTCGACAATAATCAATGAATCCGTCCTTTCTCAGTTTTTTGTTCAGTTGAAAGAGGATTGTATGTTGAGCGTAACTTTTCGCAAAGTAGTttcgttatacccccctcacattaggcacGATTCGATCgtacgacgagtctgcgagctctaaattacgaggaggcatgaccctgacgggaagggggaactctgccatttcttcgtcggaatcagggtcatgcctcctcgtaaattagagctcgcagactcgtcgtcctatcacatttggcgaaaatcgatcggacgacgattctgcggcaatcgcccgagcctcgcctataataataactttattgcaaaacaattgtacaatgtacaaagtatggcttatatgtatcagggacggttttcaggtaaaaaatacgcgcaaccctctgtcgatcttaaatatggcgcAGCATTGTGTTGCGTCTAGCACAAACGTTTAACAGATTACCCTAACATCGCCCAATCCAACATCTTGAATTTCCAAATCTCAAAGATGTCACCAGAGCTTCCGAAG
This region includes:
- the LOC118422891 gene encoding uncharacterized protein LOC118422891; translation: MSERETAVNSVRICEFSSLIEQCQAAVETNLLWPEAGRQPGAFSPAGALLKSQQLHITSPLSPEAVADGLLTGCVPSQLYLRPAASVRSAPRLQTKVCRDPEQARARCPEPAETDRGEHGDPESAGTTLGPDLSLANRSVS